From the Lathyrus oleraceus cultivar Zhongwan6 chromosome 3, CAAS_Psat_ZW6_1.0, whole genome shotgun sequence genome, the window GCCATTAGTCTAACCAGCCATTAGGCTCTTTAGTGTATATATAAGGCTTCAACATGTTTGTATTTATTATTTAATCATATACATCAATTTTACATAAATGATATTTCTCTTATTTAGTCTCATACTTGAACAATGAGCTTGCAAGAACCGAGTTATGCCTTATATTATAGACTTGAAAAACATCTTAAACTTTGTTGCATTCCATATTTGAGGAATTGCTTCTTTGATTAGGGTTTCTAACACGTAAGCTCCCTTCCTAAAATTGGTGAGGGGCTTATATGGTCTCTCCTAATCATGTGAAAGCTTTCATCTTGACACAATTTTGTTGTTGACCATTTTGAGTCTCTTCCCTAAAATTGTGCCCTGTATGTTTTTTCAATGGTTCTGCTTCAGTCCACTTTGTGAAGCAATCGACGACGACAATCAAAAACTTAAGTTGTCTAGTTATGGGGAAGGGAATGAATATTTTGGGTCCCTTCCATGTACCTAGAcaattgaatttttttattttcgtTGTCAATTACTTCACAAAGTGGATCGAGGCGGGACCATTAAAAAATAGATGGCACAACATTTTGGGAAATGAAATAGCCTGCAATAAAATTGTGTCGAGGTGATTGGGAGGGACCATATAAGGTCCTCACTAAGGGAGACATGTATATCTCTATGTTTTTGGAACTTGCTACACTTTTGGACACGTATCATGGCATTTTCGCTCATGGTTGGAAAAAAATAGTCATGCCTGAGGGTTTTCTTTGCCACCTTTTTTCCACCCAAGTGTTGTCCTACTGAGTCTTCATGGATTTCTTCTAATACTTCCTTTCCATCTTCCTTCGTCAAACATTTTAACAGAGGACCGATGAATCCTTGCAGGCAGAGGAAACCTTTGATGAGTGAGTACAAGAAAAGATTCCTTTTGACCCTCAATGCTTCCTTTTTTCCATTTGGCAACACTACCGTTGTTATGTACCTTACTGTAGGTGTCATCAAGTGACATGGTAGTCCCTCTTCGACTTCTCCATTTGGAAACATGTCTCCTCATCACTAGGTTGTACTAACACGGGTGGTCGTGATATCACTTCTTTGAGCTTGGTAAATGAAATTTCACACTCGGGTGTCCACTCAAAAGCGACTTATTTCCTTAACAGTGTATAAAATGGAAATGCATGTTGAAAGGATCTGGATATAAGCCGAGAAAGAGCTATCAAGATTCCATTTAATTGTTGAATACCTTTTTTTGGTTTTTGGGGTTCTCATGTTAACCACCCACCACCTGTAATTTGTATGGTTTAACCTCTATACCCGTATATGTGAGGTAGTGCCCTAGAAACTTCTCGAATTTTACCATTGAAGTGCATTTATTTGGTTTAGTTACATGTCACGCATAAAGAATGTTATTCTGAAGGACCATGGTGTGCCAGGCCACCTCGGACCTAAACCCTAACATCTTTTTTACTGTCATATGAATAGATCATGATTTATTTGTAGGAACTCTGTTAATTCCTCTTGCACTCATTTGGGTAGGCATGCCCCCTATTCTAATGACTTTCGAAGGATCTTCGCATACAAAGATTTCGATGAAGTCTCTAAGTGGTTCTTGCTTCTACAAAATATGGATTCCTTGTGCTCTATGATTCTGCTGAGGGCAGTTTTTCGGTCTAGTGTCTAGATTCATTAGTTTCTCGCCTTGGAAAAATCTCTATTTCGGTGAGTGTTGTTTGGCTAAAAGGGTCAGGAAACATGTAAGAGACGAAGCCAAATCAGACTCCAACGCCACAACTTGGTCCTCTATGGTATGGAATTTTATCTTTAGGTGAATATTTGATGAAGTGGCGCCTAAGATTTCCAATGTTGGCTTTCCTAGGAAATAGTTGTAGGCAGAATCACAACGAAGTCACATTCGACAGCTAGAAACTTTATCTTAATGATTTTTATTTCTTCTTCGCCCCCAAATTCCACCGGGAGTTCGACGTTTCCTAAAGGTCTTGCGATCATCGTCGTAAAATGAAAGTGGAGTTCTCTCATTGGCTAACGAGCTCTCAAGAAGAAAACATCTACGAGGATATTTTTTGAAAAGAAAACATAAACTCTTGTCGGGGGGCGTGGATCATTGACGATGAGAGATTAGACAAAATCACTCTTTCTTCCATTGAGAGATAATTATATGGGTAAATATTCTTGATCTAACACATGATTGCTTGTTGACGCGGACTATGGTGAAAATGTCATCTCATCAATGAAACATTCTTCTAAGTTATTCACAAGTGGTTAGAAGGGGAGTTAGACTAGGGCTCTCTTCATCGTCGTTTAAACTTTTATCATAAGGGTATAATGAGAAGTGTTTCTGCTAGTGTTTGACGTCTTAATTTGAGGTGAATAAAAGAGAATGTTGCTCAAAGGTTCCCATAGATGACGACAATGATCCAGCGTAGACCTAAGATGGTTGATGCTAAATTTTCTTGTCTATATAAGATGATAAGTTATGGTCACTAGTAGATATTTGGTGGTTGGTCTAGCGTCAAAGAGGGGTACTTGGACTTCGAAATTTTCCTCCTTTTTTATAAGTAGACTATACGGGTTTTTTAACCTAGAATCTTTTATAGTAAGATAGGTTTGTGATGAGACATGTTCGTGTTTTATTTGTTCTATTATCTAATGCTCTTGTTTCTGTCACTCACCTTGATTAGGTGTGTCTTTAAGACATAACTTAGTTTGTTCCTAAGGTCCCATGATCCTTTTTTCCGATTTCTTGCTTTATTATTCTCGTATGTTGATCTCTTGGTCTTGATCTAACAACTAATGAAGTTATGGATCAAACCAATCATTCTTCTTTACTGTGGACTTATATTCTTATATGGTCAACTGTTCAGGCGGAAACAACATCTATTTCACAATCCTTAAAATAATTCTAATGAACTACATAATTTTGGCAAATCGTCTTCCAATAATTGTTGTAACacctgttggtgtaagccctagaggtcaatacttttggtacttgtatcgaattatttattattaataaaagactttttctttattatgtttgtttaataaagtccctagaatagctagtccgtttaatctatcaagtgtgacttaatcatgagatctcattaaCATAAGGACACgattcttaaagtattcgtagtcgagctttgttgtgaagtgggataacattaaagcattaagactattatgtatatagattgatgatcacatctcatggatcatggataaggagttatcaagtcttaaacataagtatgaatattaggagtaatatttatactggattgacccgctatgagaatactatatagaatgttatgcaaagtgtcataagttattctcatggtgataatggtgtataccaccgttcgacctgaaaccactatggaccctaaatatagagtcgagtgccttattgctgatcaaacattatctgtaactagatgaccataaagacggttgatgagtactttacgaagcatgctgagggacatgagtgacctaaatggaatttgcacatcctgcgtaacaggataaatatctacaggcccaatattgaacttgacaaggatgacacggtctacaccttgtgttcaatatagacataagggcaaagggtaattatacacacaagtattatcacaaaaggatttgtcagatcacatgacattttcgtgtcttggataaCAGTAATGagttgctagatatcgctcactgtttattatgttaaatacgtgatttaatataattgccaatacCGCAAAAATCTATAGGTCACACACAAAATGACGGATTGATGAaagatagagtaaataaggaacactgtaaggtacgattcacttaagtgaattgtagaacatcgtaaggtacgatgcacttaaatagaatacgaaatatggtaaggtaccacgcgcttaagtgattttgatatatcataagatatgagtcacatacacttaagtggactttttagcttacagcccacacaagtggttctataaatataacccttgtgcagaagcattggttcagatgaaatttcgtttctctctctctctctctctctctctctctctctctctctctctctctcacacacacacacacacacacacacacacacacacacactcaaagccttcattcgtagcagctagcactgagactgaaggaatctgttcgtgtggactgagtagaggcgttgtcaccattcaacgtttgtgatcgctccTTAGGTCTGCAttaaaggtttcaatcgccacaagaggtaacaattctatcactgatcatgcctattcgtaaggatcactaaaggagaaatttttaatttccgctgcgttttggatcgttattctcctacaatggtatcagagccacttacgaaaccatgcatctgatagttgtttattttctttattttctgtattaatacgattaaaagacagaatgagttaaataataaacgagtaattaaatttgacatcacgtgtgtacgatttggatgattgatgttgactatgcttcggaattcgatgttagtatggtgaagcgACGATACATCaatcgtccataggttacacaattgagatcgatcaaattatatatatgatataagtaattctgatgcaaaatacggtatatatgatatactgtttctgtttcgttcattcaaacacttaatggttgttttcctttgagcgatcaataGTCATTTGCTTCGAAATCCGACGAAAGTATGGTGAAacaatgacgtgttgatcaatcatactgaattaacaatcgagatcTGTTTGACAgtatgaaattggtgcattaggaTTCATGACGGTACATGGATTGTGAtgtcaaagagttatgtgattagggttgtgactgcgcaagagttgaCAAGAACGCCGACTTAAAAATTAATCTTCTCCCCTAACCTACTTTTTTTCTTTCTATAAATGCTTATACCAAAAACCCCTCAAACAAAACCAAAATCCAATTTTAAACCTAATGTAGTCCCAAATTCTATGTTTTGCACTAATTGCAGAAAAATCTAACCATACATTTGATGTCATTTCATGAATAGTTTTCCTAGTATTTATCAAACAAAGAAAGCCATCAACAATACAGAAACTATTTCTCGAGAATATGCAAAAGACTCCTCCCATCCCATTAACAAAGGAAGACATTCAAGGTATTTTAGCTATCCTTTCATCAACAAACACATCTCAAATTTCAGCCCTTGTTAATAATCATAATCTTCGATCTATCATTTACACAATATACTCCCTCTAatcatatttataaataaaaaaaataagtttaagatttattaaataaaaatatatttgaaCAAAATATAGACCAAATACATTAGTTATTAAATAAATctaaaaaacaaaaacaaatctTATAAATAAGACCGGGGGTAGTAttaaatattcttttattttctttcaaATATTATTTCATTTAGTAAACCCATCGAGTTTACTCCTTGTAATTTGATTTTTTTCTTGGAATTCATGTGAAATTCAGAATTTGAAAACTATGATGATGATTGTCAGTAATGAAACTCAAAATCACCTGAATATATTAAAATCTTTACTTCTTATAATGGACCTGAAGTTTCTGTAgttattttatttaattttaaaagaATAATAGCCCTAATGATATACCGATACTTAGTAAATATGAAGAAAAAAAGTTCAGGACTCCAAAATTTGCATAAATGTCTTGGCAAAATAAAAGGGACATAAAATCCTCTTGAACTTTGGTTAACCCCCTCGTATTCAACTTCAAGTTAAAATTTCCATCAATTTTGATTGTTGCACCATTCTCAAAACATGCCAAGCAACAAAAGGGAAACAAAATTTATAAATGTAGTTGCAATCAATCCTATAAAGGTCTTATTTTTACATCAGTCCTTGAGCTGACAAACTATCAAATTTATGCCAAACAATGAAAAGTTCTGAAAAACAAAAGTAAACAAATATTTGAAACATGTGTTTATACCACTCAATGCCACAAGTTACTTACTCTTTGCAAGGAATTCCTTCATGATGAAGATACTCTCACCTCACCTCTGGGTTTCTGCGTAGTCATTAGGTTCGTCATTGTTCTCTGTCACATGGTTGTTTTCAAGTGGCTCAACGAATACACCGCCATCTTGGTGGCTACCAAGTTGACCATCATATCCCAAATTAGAGTTACTTCCGTGTTCACCAGGAGCAGCGTAACTAGTCTCGGCATTGCCACCACTATAGCTTCCTGGGGCAGCATAACCACCACTTCCATAGCTTCCACTGTTGTTATTATCATTACGACCATAAGTACTACCACCATAGCCACCACCGCCAAAGCCACCACCACCATATCCGCCACCGCCTCCATATCCACCACCGCCGCCATATCCACCACCGCCACCATAGCCTCCACCTCCACCATAGCCGCCTCCGCCACCGAACCCAGGGCGTGACCTTTCTGTAGCATAGTTCACTCGTACTGTCCGACCATGAAGTTCCTGCGACAAGATGATATTAGATGCTATACAATAAAAACATTTCCAACATTTTGAGTTGCAAATAATTTTTCCTTAATTTGTATAAAACTAACATTTTGAGTCTTGCAAAAAGTACTATTCTCTTTCTTTCGCCAATAATTTTTCCTTAATTTGTGTGAAACTAACAAGTATGACAATTAATATAGAACTGGGGAGTATATCTTTCGAATACTTAGTTGGGCTTACGAAATATAATTCCATTTTGAAATAATTTGCATGGTTGATCTAATATTGTTCTTTTAAATTTATTCTTGAAGAGATctaaaacaattaaaaacattATTTAGCACAGAATTATTAACAAAAAGAATATCGTAATGCAGGTAACAAGCAATACCCTTGTTACCTGCATTATGTAATTTAGAACTACATATGCATATGCAGTCAATATTTCTATCTTATCTTGGCTAAATAACTGCAATTACTTCCTCCAGGTCTGAACATAAGGTGTTTTACAATTTCATAATATTCATATATAATATGAAACGATGAAAACTCTAATTCCTTCGTAAATGAGGCTTTAAGTCATGCTCACCGTGAATTGGTGAATTTAAGAATTTAGCAAGATGAATTATCACAAAAATCGATTATACCTGGCCATCCATGGCCTGAAGGGCAGAAGATGCATCCTCGCTTGTTGTAAAAGTTATGAAGCCAAAACCCCGGGACCTGCCGGTTTCACGATCCATAATAACCTTTGCTGGAAGAAAGTTAAAAAGACCAGTTTCAGTGTACAAATCAATAAGCCCCATATTATGAAATAGATATGCTTGCCATAGCTACAGTTTTTATTGTTTGTTATGTAAATATTTGAATCTGCTTGCCATTTTGTTACACGCGACAACTTGTGGCAATTAAACAACTACATTTGTAAACTAATCCTAACAAAAGAAAGGAACAAAGAACAAGATCAAGTGCACACACAAAAGAAACAATAGCATGACTACACAAGTATAAATAAGTAACACTAACCATTCTATCAAATCATACATAAATTGAACATCTTATTGGATTGCTTTGGCTGACTACGTAAGATTCAGAAACAATGGAAACTCGTTTTTTTTTGGATAGACAAATATTAGTTTAATTTGTTAGGGGGAGGGAAAATCTGTCAGCAACAGGGATTGAACTCTGGACCTCCTTCTTAATACTCCTTCACCGTCCTAACTCATACAACTAGTCTACACATTCTTGGGACAAACTCATTTGTTTGATATTACCTCTACCTAAAACGACAAAAAACTAGTAGATTGTGAGAGCCAGAAAGAAAACTACCATCAATAACTTCCCCATAGCGAGCAAAATGTTCTCGGAGACTGGTATCATCAGTGCTATATGAAATACCTGCATTGCATTTGAAATGTTAAAAATTACAGCTtaatttgatttagaaaaattCAACAGGATAAACTAGCATACCTCCAACAAAAAGCTTGGCAGATGACATAGATCTAATCGCTTGGAATGCCAAAGGAGTAGACATAGAAATATCATGATTGATGTGCTTGACAGCAGAGCTCTTGAGTAATTTCCCAATTTTACCAAAGAACGCCATTGCTCAAACCTTAAAAACATCGAACCGCAGAAAATTTGTATCACTAAAACGATATATCCATTGTTCATTATAACCAAGCTCTGCTAAATACAAACATTCCACCAGAATTTGCAATTTGATCTTATGAAACTGAAATCTAATTTCACATTAGCCACATTCACTCTCTCTAACTTccatttttcttaaaatattaTCTATGTCTCGTATTTGTGTAGGTGCTTCCTAGCTATTTAGCTATCTATGTCTCTCTCGCTATGAAGCACATACACCACCGGAAACTCGACAAGTCGACCCTggtaataatttgaaaaaatgaataaattaaacCTAATCACAAGTGTCAGTGTCACTGTCGGTTTATCTGTGTGTCGGTGCTTCATAGCTATTTAGCTAACTATGTCTCTCTCGCTATGAATCAAGACACCGGAGACACGACACCGACAGCGGTAATGATTTGAAAGATATGAATAAATTAAACCTAATCACAAGTGTCGAAGGTGTCGGTTTCGGACACCGACACTGGCACGCCGTTTATCAGAGGTGTTGGTGCATAGCTTTCACACACTCAAATGATAACCAGAAAAGTTTATTGTTCTAATAAATGCTCATATGTGCAAAAAATATACCAAAACTTGTAAGCAAAAAAGTCTATAACAAAATCATTACTCAATATATCAAAACTCAAATGTAAACTTTTCAGTTCATTTTGATTCAAAAAACCCAATTGAATTTTTCACAAAATAAAAGCTCACAAACAGTAAAATGCAAATCTTGCACAACATTAAGCATCACCAAATCAAAATACTGAAAAATCTATAACTACTACATATCCAAATAACAGGTAAATACGAAGAAATTAACAAAAGCCGTATAAGCTGAATCGAGAAACAGTGAAATCATGATCGAAAAGGGGGAAATGGGTAGTGAGAAAATAGTGATGTTGAGATCTTAATGCGTACCTTGGAAAGCGCTTATCGTTGTTTCTGAAATCGAAAGAATGAAATGAAAATGGTTAAACCCTCAATTTTATGATGACCTAAATAATTAGGGCTTTGGAAGTGACACGTGGTAGCTTCTCTGATGTCTAGATGCTTTCTGTATCAACCGTTTAGATTTTATGTATGTTATTTTGCTTTTTGCAaggataaaaagaaaaatattttttatttttttaatttcttttataCGTAACACAAAATTTAGATTTTTATATGTTTGGATATCGGCTTTAATATCTAAGAAgttattttttttttgttttaattaaattatgGTCAATCAAACAAACACGATTAGAAGAATTTTTATACTTTCTCTTTTTCACCACTTTGAAGCTTTCATTTTTTTTTATGATACATCAATTATATAATAACTTTAATGAAACCTGAATCTCTTTAAAGGTCTTCAAGTTTGGTCACCATCATAAAAGAGTTGAAAAGTTATTACCGTCGACTTTAACAATCATTGGTcttgtcatcatcaaaactttagaAGGTTCTTTACAGGATTGTCAGTTTTAAACCTACAAGTACATATATCAACATTCTCTCACTTTCTGATTATGACAACACATCTCTCATGGAGATGGTTACATAAATGATAGATATATAATAATTTGAGTGATTAAACTCCCCCTCACATGAGTAGAGAGTATACTCTACTCCCCCTCACATGAGTAGAGAGTATACTTTACTCCCCTGAGAGTATAGTTTTCCCCCTCTGGCATAATTAAAAAGACGAGAAACAATCAAAGCACATAAATCACAAAGTATCAGGTAAAgaaagggaagaagaagaagaagaagaagggacACATAAGCATACTAATCTATGCATGGTTTATTTAGAATTCATAGTTTAATTCTTAtgaaaaatatattttctttAGGAATAGGTTTTATAAAAATGTTTACGAGTTGATTAGATGAGGTCACAAATTCAAGTATTTATTCCCCTTTTTCAACAAGACCGTAATAAAGTGGTGCATAACCTTGATTTTTTGGCACGAGAGTGAAGAATCGGGTCTTTAGTGAGGTTTTTTATGCTAGTGTTTTCGCATCTTATCGGGACAGCTCTAAGGTTAACACCATAATCACTGAGTTGTTGTTTCATCCCGATAATTTATGAGCAAGATCTACCCACGATAATGTATTATGCCTCAGTTATGGATAATGAGACACTTGCTTGTTTCTTGGTATGCAAGGAGACAAGCGAGTTACCAAGTAAGTGACACGTACCACTGGTACTTTTCCTATGCAATCCACACCCAGCAAAATCAGAATCTGTGCATCTAAGTAAGTCAAAATTCACTCCCTTGGGGTACCATAGACTCATTTGTTGTGTGCCAGTGAGATATCTCATGATGTGTTTCACTGTACTGAGATGTGATTCTTTCGGGGATGCTCAAAAGCGAGCACAAATACATACAACAAACATGATATCAGGAGGAGATGCAGTGAGATAGAGAAAAAAGCCTATCATATGTCGATATTTGCTTTCTTGAACTGGTTTTCCATTTTTGTCCTTCATGAGGTTGTATGATGTTGACATTGATGTCAATATTACTTTGGACTTATCCATGTCAAACCTCTTTAGcaattatttataatttttagCTTGACTTATGAAAGTTACTTATTTAGTTTGATGGATTTGAAGTCCTATGAAGTATCAAAGCTCCCCCATCATTGACATTTCGAACTCATTCTACATCATTTCAGAAAGTTCCTTGCACAGGGATTCATTAATAGCACCGAATATAATATCATCAGTATAAATTTGAACTAATAAGATGCCATGTTTGGTTTTCTTGATAAAGAGAGTTTTATCAAGTTGTCTTATTTGGAACTTATTTTCAAGCAAGAATTTGTACAAACAATTGTACCAAGCTCTATGGGCTTGTTTCAATCTATACAATGCTTTCTTCAACTTGAAAACATGATTAGGAAAAGCCGAGTTAATAAAATCTGGAGGTTTATCAACATATACCTACTCTTGGATGCATCCATTTAGAAAAtcactttttacatccatttaaaataatttgaaattcAAGATGAATGAGAAAGATAATAACATCCATATGACCTCTAATCTAGCTACAAAAGCATAAGTTTCATCGAAATATATTCCCTTTTGTTGATTGTAACCTTTTTCAATGAGTCTAGCTTTATTTCTTAAGACATTCTCCTCCAGCTTGTTGGGAAAGACCTATCGGGTGCCAATCACTAGATTAGTTAAAGCTTTGGAAGCGAGTTCCCAAATGTTGTTTTGTTCAAATTGATTTAACTCTTTTTACATGGAAAGAGACGAATGTTCATCAACTATAGCTTTGTCGATTCCTTTTGGCTCAAGTTGTGGAAAAAAATCACAAAGTTACATACCTTATTAAGATATCGTCGAGTAGTGACTCCTTTGGATATGTCTCCAATAATGTTATGTATAAGATGTTCTCTTATTGCTCTCTGTAGGTCCTTTTGGTTGGATGCATCAGGAAAAACAACATATGTACAAGATGTATTTTAGGCAACATGTGAAACAAGACGTTCTAGCATATGTTTCAACATCTGAGTTTGTTGCTAATAAGAGTTGTTTAACTAAAGTGTTTGACGGAACTAGTTAAGCAATAGTTGTTTAGCCAAAGTTCTTGACATAACCAGTTAAGCAAGATGTTCAAATATGCACCTAAAGTTCTTGATAGAACTATTTAAGCAATATGTATAAGGTTTGGGTTCTGACTATCTTCAGATTTCCTTCAGAAGAGTTATGGTGTTGACTTCTTGAAGATATAGAAGTTTAATTTTGGGAAAAAGTATGCGGTGTCAATCCAAAATCAATTGGAAGAGATTTGGACTTATTTCAGTTAAAGAAGATTTGATTGAATGTACCCCGAAGGAAGTTTTGGTCCAATATTTACTCTACAAAGAAGATTTATATGAAAAAAGTTATTTTGGATGCTCTAGTATAACATGTGGAACACAATGTTCCAACACGTGTTGTGCTGAAACATCCGGTCTATGTCAACTGACAGAAGTTAAGTGCAGTTATAGTGAAGAAGGGTATGCTGCAACATTTAAACTCTGTCAGCAGACATATGTTAGTGCAGTTGTGGTGAATAAGGGACACATGTGGAACACGACGTTCCAACATGTGTGCAACATCTGATCCTGGTTCAAGAAACCAATGTTGTTATGTTTTCCAGCAAAAATCGGGTTAAGATTCAATCATATTTGTTGATATATTGATGTAATGTGTTTGTGTGATTTGTTTGATAGTTGTTGAAGTTCATATcaatttaaattttatttaataaCAAATCATATCTTTTGTTGGAGATCTTTTTGGAGTAAATCAAATCCAACAATATCTGCTATTATTCTTAACAAAATTAGATCAGAAATCTAAAGAAGAAAAGCCCAGAATTGTGTTTCTATTTAAGGATACTCAAACCTCACTTTTGAGGTGTGCACGTTTTGAAGATACTTAATGTTAGGGATTATCTTTTGAGTCTTTGTTTTTGTTATCTTTGTGCACCATGAAGGTTCAAGAAACACAAGAAAGTGGAGTTTGAATAGGGTTTCTAGATTAAAAATGTTTACAACCcaataacaaaaacaacaatacTAATGAAAAAGATAAATAACTCAAGTATTTTTATCTTGGTTCGCTGTTAACGAAGCTACATTCAGTCCACCCGCCTGAGTGATTTCACCTtctcaataaggacttaatccaataatcaaaCTGATTACAAAAACTCAAAAATCAATTATCTAAGACTTCTTTAGAACTCTAACTATAATCTAGTCTCTCAAGGAAATACAACTTAAAGACAAATTGTCAATGACTTCTTGAGAATTCTGACTAAACTTAGTCTCTCAAGGAAATTAACCAAAGGTTAATATAAACAAGGTTGTGTTTATAAGATGCTTCAAAAAGAATATACacaaattttaaaaaataatacaCTTAAGAAATATTTCAAGAAAGTGTTCTAACGTTTATGAACGTGATAATTTTCTTAGAGTGAAAAcacttttctttttctttttcttttcacgTAAGCACATTTTGCAACCTTATGCAATGTCGAACATTTTTCTTGTGTGTGTTATTTTTATTCCAAGCTTCCAAAACCTCTTTATATATGGAGAAATAGACCTATTGGAGGGTGAATTTTGAATATCCTCAATATAACAGTTGTATGAAAGCCCCTTCAATTTACAACATTTGAGCAGAACTTGCTGCAGAGAGTTGGTAAGGACGGTGGGACATGATGAACTTTATAGGTACATAGTACAATCCTTTTCATAGAAAGTATATTTTTCTTTTGTACTTTT encodes:
- the LOC127128632 gene encoding glycine-rich RNA-binding protein 3, mitochondrial, which codes for MAFFGKIGKLLKSSAVKHINHDISMSTPLAFQAIRSMSSAKLFVGGISYSTDDTSLREHFARYGEVIDAKVIMDRETGRSRGFGFITFTTSEDASSALQAMDGQELHGRTVRVNYATERSRPGFGGGGGYGGGGGYGGGGGYGGGGGYGGGGGYGGGGFGGGGYGGSTYGRNDNNNSGSYGSGGYAAPGSYSGGNAETSYAAPGEHGSNSNLGYDGQLGSHQDGGVFVEPLENNHVTENNDEPNDYAETQR